The following proteins come from a genomic window of Malus sylvestris chromosome 4, drMalSylv7.2, whole genome shotgun sequence:
- the LOC126619102 gene encoding mitochondrial import inner membrane translocase subunit PAM16 like 2, whose product MAAKILANLIVMGTGIVARALVQAYRQALTNASKTGVAQETLQNAVRRSSKVMTEQEARQILNVSETTTWEEVLKRYDTLFENNAKNGTFYLQSKVHRAKECLEAAYRDKGQSTGTPS is encoded by the exons GCTGCAAAGATTCTTGCTAACTTAATTGTGATGGGAACTGGTATAGTGGCAAGGGCTCTAGTTCAAGCATATCGTCAGGCACTTACAA ATGCCTCAAAGACTGGTGTTGCCCAAGAAACATTACAGAACGCTGTCCGTAGAAGTAGCAAGGTCATGACAGAGCAGGAAGCTAGGCAGATTCTTAATGTCTCAGAGACGACCACTTGGGAGGAAGTTCTGAAG AGGTACGACACTCTATTTGAAAACAATGCGAAGAATGGGACCTTCTACCTTCAGTCAAAAGTTCACAGGGCGAAGGAATGTTTAGAGGCTGCATATCGAGACAAAGGCCAGAGTACGGGTACCCCTAGTTGA